A single genomic interval of Microbacterium oleivorans harbors:
- a CDS encoding FAD-dependent oxidoreductase: MTPLWKSDVSLPAGTPVEPGRRHDVVIVGAGLTGLATALELVRAGMDVAVVERGSIGELASGSNTGKISLLQGTTLSSLRRHHPASLVRAYADANRDGFEWVTHAADELGVPTTVRTAITHAQGADGVAAVTEEYRAAREAGLGVRLATADELAAGPVHMAAAVALDGQRAIDPMSLLTALASAFVAAGGRLHLHTAVRRVRVVPRPRVETDAGPLFAANIVLATGAPITDRGLYFAKISGMRSACVSFDLEGDVPDGMYLSADSPTRSVRTVTAGDGAGADGAPQLIVGGAGHPVGRTESELGMLEELIAWARETFPVGAETHRWSAQDYTSHNRVPFIGVMPRTLGRVRFATGYAKWGLTNAPAAALRIASELRGEKLRERTAWMKVIGTRLTVPADLARGAKENAKVGAVATRGWAEAVSRSTPVARPAEGAGTVAQHHGRPVGVSTVAGETRAVSAVCPHLGGVLEWNDLECTWDCPLHASRFTAEGARIEGPASTGLRRLR, translated from the coding sequence ATGACGCCGCTGTGGAAATCCGACGTGTCCCTGCCCGCGGGAACGCCCGTCGAACCCGGTCGGCGCCACGACGTGGTCATCGTCGGGGCGGGTCTGACCGGGCTCGCGACGGCGCTGGAGCTCGTGCGGGCCGGCATGGATGTCGCGGTCGTCGAGCGCGGGAGCATCGGCGAACTCGCTTCGGGCTCGAACACCGGCAAGATCTCGCTGCTGCAGGGCACGACCCTGTCGTCGCTGCGCCGTCACCATCCGGCATCCCTCGTGCGCGCGTACGCCGATGCGAACCGCGACGGGTTCGAGTGGGTCACCCACGCAGCGGACGAGCTCGGCGTGCCGACGACCGTCCGAACCGCGATCACCCACGCTCAGGGCGCGGACGGCGTGGCGGCGGTGACTGAGGAGTATCGGGCCGCCCGCGAGGCGGGGCTCGGCGTCCGGCTCGCCACTGCCGACGAGCTCGCCGCCGGTCCCGTGCACATGGCAGCGGCGGTGGCGCTCGACGGTCAGCGCGCGATCGACCCGATGAGCCTGTTGACGGCACTGGCCTCCGCCTTCGTCGCGGCGGGCGGGCGGCTGCACCTGCACACCGCGGTGCGCCGGGTGCGCGTCGTGCCGAGGCCGCGGGTCGAGACCGACGCGGGCCCGCTGTTCGCGGCGAACATCGTGCTGGCCACGGGCGCCCCCATCACCGACCGTGGACTGTACTTCGCGAAGATCAGCGGGATGCGGTCGGCGTGCGTGTCGTTCGACCTCGAGGGCGACGTACCCGACGGCATGTATCTGTCGGCCGACAGCCCGACCCGGTCGGTACGGACCGTGACGGCCGGAGACGGCGCGGGAGCCGATGGGGCGCCGCAGCTGATCGTCGGCGGGGCGGGACACCCGGTCGGGCGGACCGAGAGCGAGCTCGGCATGCTCGAGGAACTCATCGCGTGGGCGCGCGAGACGTTCCCCGTGGGCGCCGAGACCCATCGTTGGTCGGCACAGGACTACACCTCGCACAACCGCGTGCCGTTCATCGGGGTCATGCCGCGCACCCTCGGGCGCGTGCGCTTCGCGACCGGTTACGCCAAGTGGGGGCTGACGAACGCGCCGGCGGCGGCGCTGCGGATCGCCAGCGAGCTGCGCGGCGAGAAGCTGCGGGAGCGCACGGCATGGATGAAGGTCATCGGCACCCGGCTCACCGTCCCCGCCGACCTCGCCCGCGGTGCGAAGGAGAACGCGAAGGTCGGCGCCGTCGCGACGCGTGGCTGGGCCGAGGCGGTGTCGCGGTCGACGCCGGTCGCACGCCCCGCGGAGGGCGCGGGGACGGTCGCACAGCATCACGGACGCCCGGTGGGCGTGTCGACCGTGGCCGGCGAGACCCGGGCCGTCAGCGCGGTCTGTCCGCACCTGGGCGGAGTGCTCGAGTGGAACGACCTCGAGTGCACGTGGGACTGCCCCCTGCACGCCTCGCGGTTCACCGCAGAGGGCGCCCGCATCGAGGGTCCCGCCTCGACCGGCCTGCGCCGCCTGCGCTGA
- a CDS encoding TetR/AcrR family transcriptional regulator, whose protein sequence is MSEASRTAGGALVAAAVALFDEQGYERTSVDDIARAAGMSRSTFFRQYGGKDDVVFADHDVAIATLRDVLAAHHESPWRAVCDAVLAAFDHFAADVGLARRRYRVVRGVAALRDREIVTVFRYERLFAEHLRGRLPDLDPADAVAFSAAVTAVHNHVLRRVIRGEDGVTRATLEVALDDLLHRFGVHPDGEEPAHDDVVVAVFPRRMPLAEITRRLRNDLS, encoded by the coding sequence ATGAGCGAGGCCTCCCGCACCGCCGGTGGCGCCCTTGTGGCCGCAGCCGTCGCCCTGTTCGACGAGCAGGGGTACGAGCGCACCTCGGTCGATGACATCGCCCGAGCCGCCGGTATGTCGCGGTCGACCTTCTTCCGTCAGTACGGCGGCAAGGACGATGTCGTCTTCGCCGACCACGACGTCGCGATCGCCACTCTGCGCGATGTCCTCGCGGCCCACCACGAGAGTCCGTGGCGGGCCGTGTGCGACGCCGTCCTGGCCGCGTTCGACCATTTCGCGGCCGATGTCGGACTGGCGCGCCGCCGATATCGCGTCGTGCGCGGCGTGGCCGCCCTGCGCGACCGCGAGATCGTCACGGTGTTCCGGTACGAGCGCCTGTTCGCCGAGCATCTGCGCGGGCGTCTGCCCGACCTCGACCCGGCGGACGCGGTGGCCTTCAGCGCCGCCGTCACGGCCGTGCACAACCACGTGCTGCGCCGCGTGATCCGCGGTGAGGACGGCGTCACCCGCGCCACCCTCGAGGTCGCCCTCGACGACCTCCTGCACCGCTTCGGCGTGCACCCCGACGGCGAGGAGCCGGCGCACGACGACGTGGTCGTGGCGGTCTTCCCGCGCCGGATGCCGCTCGCCGAGATCACGCGGCGCCTGCGCAACGACCTCTCCTGA
- a CDS encoding GNAT family N-acetyltransferase has protein sequence MGITIREPSAADAGGLADLHVQTWREAYGHLLPAGFFTPEFVEGRHRMWTHVLADARTDMTVRVADAEGTLVGFAWAGPTVTSGAAPPRRERQLYAIYVTAAHHGSGAGQSLLDAVLGTGPAELWVARENPRAIAFYRRNGFAFDGIEQIDPTAPLITDARMVR, from the coding sequence ATGGGCATCACCATCCGCGAGCCGAGCGCCGCCGACGCGGGCGGCCTGGCCGACCTGCACGTTCAGACGTGGCGCGAGGCCTACGGCCACCTGCTCCCGGCGGGCTTCTTCACGCCCGAGTTCGTGGAGGGACGGCACCGCATGTGGACGCACGTGCTGGCGGACGCACGAACAGACATGACAGTCCGCGTCGCAGATGCGGAGGGCACCCTCGTCGGATTCGCTTGGGCGGGTCCGACGGTGACGAGCGGCGCTGCCCCGCCGCGTCGGGAGCGCCAGCTGTACGCGATCTACGTGACGGCGGCCCACCACGGGAGCGGCGCGGGTCAATCTCTGCTCGACGCGGTCCTGGGCACCGGGCCGGCCGAGCTCTGGGTCGCGAGGGAGAACCCTCGCGCGATCGCCTTCTACCGTCGCAACGGGTTCGCCTTCGACGGGATCGAGCAGATCGATCCGACCGCTCCGCTCATCACCGACGCGCGGATGGTGCGCTGA
- a CDS encoding acyl-CoA dehydrogenase family protein → MSDEADHDTDVLPGERVTSYELTGRRDTDYYGAFADVHGEDRAAWDRARAFVDEVGDRMQRAWDTAQYPLDLVRRMGELDLLVDGIEHPDLTRITPLGAGLVTMEISRGDGSLGTAHAVQGGLALRTLALFGSPAQQERWLRPLASGEVLGAFALTEPDHGSDSVSLETVARRDAGGWVLRGAKKWIGNGASGGIAFVWARVDDEGDELHGAVRCFLVEQDRPGYTGTVITGKGSLRGIHQAHIALRDVRLPADAVLERTRSFRDASTVLYATRSGVAWSALGHATACYEAAVTYAGRRIQFGRPLAHSQMVQERLAQMLDELTAMQLYCRRLADLETAGGLRPTQASLAKYHNTRAARRIAQTARDLLGGNGILLENGVMQHMTDIEAIHTYEGTESVQALLLGRDITGVGAFA, encoded by the coding sequence ATGAGCGATGAAGCCGACCACGACACCGACGTCCTCCCCGGCGAGCGCGTCACCTCATACGAGCTGACGGGCCGCCGCGACACCGACTACTACGGCGCCTTCGCGGACGTTCACGGCGAGGACCGTGCCGCGTGGGACCGCGCCCGCGCGTTCGTCGACGAGGTGGGCGACCGGATGCAGCGGGCCTGGGACACCGCGCAGTATCCCCTCGACCTCGTCCGCCGCATGGGCGAGCTCGACCTGCTGGTCGACGGGATCGAGCACCCGGACCTCACCCGCATCACCCCGCTCGGGGCGGGCCTGGTGACGATGGAGATCTCGCGCGGCGACGGCTCGCTCGGCACCGCTCATGCCGTTCAGGGCGGCCTGGCGCTGCGCACGCTCGCCCTCTTCGGATCCCCCGCCCAGCAGGAGCGCTGGCTGCGGCCCCTCGCGAGCGGCGAGGTGCTCGGCGCCTTCGCGCTCACCGAGCCCGACCACGGCTCGGACTCGGTCTCGCTCGAGACGGTCGCCCGTCGCGACGCTGGCGGCTGGGTGCTGCGCGGAGCGAAGAAGTGGATCGGCAACGGCGCCTCGGGCGGCATCGCCTTCGTCTGGGCCCGCGTCGACGACGAGGGCGACGAGCTCCACGGCGCCGTGCGCTGCTTCCTCGTCGAGCAGGATCGCCCCGGCTATACGGGAACCGTCATCACCGGCAAGGGCTCGCTCCGCGGCATCCATCAGGCCCACATCGCGCTGCGCGACGTGCGTCTTCCGGCGGACGCGGTGCTCGAGCGCACGCGGTCGTTCCGGGATGCCTCGACCGTCCTCTACGCCACCCGTTCCGGAGTCGCGTGGTCAGCGCTCGGTCACGCGACCGCCTGCTACGAGGCAGCGGTGACGTACGCCGGCCGACGCATCCAGTTCGGTCGCCCCCTGGCCCACTCGCAGATGGTGCAGGAGCGGCTGGCCCAGATGCTCGACGAGCTCACCGCGATGCAGCTGTACTGCCGCCGCCTGGCCGACCTCGAGACCGCGGGCGGACTGCGCCCGACCCAGGCCTCCCTGGCGAAGTACCACAACACGCGCGCCGCGCGACGGATCGCGCAGACCGCGCGCGACCTCCTGGGCGGCAACGGCATCCTGCTCGAGAACGGCGTCATGCAGCACATGACCGACATCGAGGCGATCCACACCTACGAGGGCACCGAGAGCGTGCAGGCGCTGCTGCTGGGACGCGACATCACCGGCGTCGGCGCGTTCGCCTGA